One stretch of Fictibacillus sp. b24 DNA includes these proteins:
- a CDS encoding 50S ribosomal protein L25/general stress protein Ctc produces the protein MATNLTVEKRNTDKRSTLSELRNKGHFPANLYGYGTKSVALSVDEPEFIKAYREVGKNGVLKLKVDGKDYSVMVQDMQVHPLKNSVTHVDFLAIDLNKETEAEVPVVLTGESVGVKEGGVLQRVLATVNVKALPADFPEQLEASVEDLNIGDSLSVKDLPTGKKYEILHEEDEVVASVTPPKLQDEETDPETEEADAEGDAPESSESVADDSQEEEKKDE, from the coding sequence ATGGCAACGAATCTAACAGTCGAAAAAAGAAATACTGACAAACGTTCAACGTTAAGTGAATTAAGAAACAAAGGACATTTTCCAGCGAACCTTTATGGATATGGAACAAAGTCTGTAGCTCTATCTGTTGATGAGCCAGAATTTATTAAAGCCTACAGAGAAGTAGGAAAGAACGGTGTACTTAAACTGAAAGTGGATGGAAAAGACTATTCTGTTATGGTGCAGGATATGCAGGTTCATCCTTTGAAGAATTCTGTTACACACGTAGATTTCCTAGCTATTGACTTAAATAAAGAAACAGAAGCTGAGGTACCAGTTGTACTTACAGGTGAATCTGTTGGGGTTAAAGAAGGCGGAGTACTGCAGCGTGTGCTGGCAACAGTAAACGTTAAAGCTCTTCCTGCCGATTTCCCAGAGCAGCTGGAAGCTTCTGTTGAAGACTTAAATATAGGTGACTCTTTATCAGTTAAGGATTTACCGACAGGAAAAAAATACGAAATTCTTCATGAAGAAGATGAAGTGGTTGCGAGTGTAACCCCTCCAAAACTTCAAGATGAAGAAACAGATCCTGAAACAGAAGAAGCGGACGCTGAAGGAGATGCTCCAGAGTCCTCTGAATCTGTAGCTGATGACAGTCAGGAAGAAGAGAAGAAAGACGAATAG
- the purR gene encoding pur operon repressor, giving the protein MKLKRSGRMVDLTAYLLHHPHQLIPLSYFVERYESAKSSISEDLAIIKEHFEQHGLGHVQTVPGAAGGVKYIPGIDHAEAETTVEELVQLLEDPSRILPGGYLYVTDIIGNPRLVNQIGRLFASIFSSRKIDVVMTIATKGIPLAYAVATHLNVPVVVVRSNSRVTEGSTVSINYVSGSTKRIQTMALARRSIKQGSRVLVIDDFMKAGGTIKGMISLIEEFQAHIEGIGVLVEAQEVSERLVDDYVSIARLAQVNEKENRIEVEKGNYFLNGGSA; this is encoded by the coding sequence ATGAAATTAAAAAGAAGCGGAAGAATGGTAGATTTAACAGCTTACCTTCTTCATCATCCCCACCAACTCATCCCTTTATCTTATTTTGTAGAACGGTACGAATCAGCTAAATCTTCAATAAGTGAAGATCTTGCTATCATTAAAGAGCATTTCGAACAGCACGGGTTAGGTCACGTTCAAACGGTTCCTGGCGCAGCGGGCGGCGTTAAATACATTCCAGGTATCGATCATGCTGAAGCTGAAACAACAGTTGAAGAACTTGTTCAGCTTCTTGAAGATCCGAGCCGTATCTTACCTGGAGGTTATTTGTACGTAACAGATATCATTGGAAACCCAAGACTCGTCAACCAGATCGGAAGACTGTTTGCGTCCATCTTCTCTTCTCGAAAAATTGATGTTGTGATGACGATAGCAACGAAAGGAATTCCGCTTGCTTACGCAGTAGCAACGCACTTAAATGTTCCTGTAGTCGTTGTGAGAAGCAATAGCAGGGTAACGGAAGGGTCAACAGTAAGTATTAACTATGTTTCAGGTTCGACAAAACGCATTCAAACGATGGCCCTTGCTCGACGAAGCATTAAACAAGGTTCTCGTGTACTTGTAATCGATGACTTTATGAAAGCGGGCGGTACGATTAAAGGCATGATCAGCTTGATTGAAGAGTTTCAGGCGCATATCGAAGGAATCGGTGTTTTAGTCGAGGCGCAAGAAGTTTCCGAACGTCTTGTTGATGACTATGTGTCAATCGCGCGCCTAGCTCAAGTGAACGAAAAAGAAAACCGTATTGAAGTTGAAAAAGGCAATTATTTTCTAAATGGAGGTAGTGCGTGA
- the ispE gene encoding 4-(cytidine 5'-diphospho)-2-C-methyl-D-erythritol kinase yields MTINKVSIKAPAKINLSLDALRKREDGFHEVAMVMTTVDLADRIELTLLETDEIKIESSGGFVPLDERNLAFQAALLLKKIFNIKKGVYIHISKHIPVAAGLAGGSSDAAATLKGLNELWGLGLSLDELAELGAKIGSDVSFCVYGGTALATGRGEKIHHISSPPPCWVLLAKPPIGVSTGEVYRNLKLQGLQHPDVEGMVKAIEEKDYDQICNLLGNVLESVTLKMYPEVKHIKEQMMRLGADAVLMSGSGPTVFGLFQHESRLQRVYNGLRGFCHEVYAVRLLGE; encoded by the coding sequence ATGACAATTAATAAAGTATCCATTAAAGCTCCAGCTAAAATTAATCTTTCTCTCGATGCGTTGCGAAAAAGAGAAGATGGATTTCATGAAGTGGCTATGGTTATGACTACGGTAGATCTAGCTGACCGGATCGAACTAACTTTATTAGAGACAGACGAAATCAAAATTGAAAGTTCAGGCGGATTTGTCCCTCTTGATGAGCGCAATCTAGCCTTTCAAGCAGCTCTGCTGTTAAAGAAAATATTTAACATAAAAAAGGGTGTCTATATACATATTTCTAAGCACATACCTGTTGCAGCGGGCTTGGCTGGAGGAAGCAGTGATGCAGCCGCAACTCTTAAAGGACTCAATGAGCTTTGGGGGTTAGGTCTGTCACTTGATGAGCTAGCTGAACTCGGCGCGAAAATAGGCTCAGATGTTTCTTTTTGTGTGTATGGAGGAACCGCATTGGCGACGGGCAGAGGAGAGAAAATTCACCACATCTCATCTCCTCCTCCTTGCTGGGTGCTTTTAGCTAAGCCCCCGATCGGAGTTTCTACCGGAGAAGTGTACCGTAATTTAAAACTTCAAGGACTACAACATCCTGATGTTGAAGGTATGGTCAAGGCGATTGAAGAGAAAGATTACGATCAAATCTGTAATCTTCTCGGAAATGTTTTAGAATCTGTTACGTTAAAGATGTATCCAGAAGTAAAACACATTAAAGAACAGATGATGAGACTTGGAGCAGATGCCGTATTAATGAGCGGAAGCGGACCTACCGTTTTTGGTCTTTTTCAACACGAGTCACGGCTTCAAAGAGTTTATAACGGATTAAGAGGTTTCTGCCACGAAGTTTATGCGGTTCGTTTATTAGGGGAATGA
- the pth gene encoding aminoacyl-tRNA hydrolase, giving the protein MKLFIGLGNPGSRFDGTRHNIGFEVIDKLSDSLNIPMQQTKFKGLYGTGFVGGEKVFLLKPLTYMNLSGECIGPFMDYFQIPLEDMVVVYDDLDTIPGKLRLRTKGSAGGHNGIKSMIAHLGTQEFKRIRFGIGRPTNQQPVPDFVLNRFSKDEQIDVESGIDRSVKACAAFIETSFDKVMNKFNG; this is encoded by the coding sequence GTGAAACTGTTTATCGGGCTCGGGAACCCTGGATCTCGTTTTGATGGAACCCGGCATAATATAGGATTTGAAGTGATTGACAAACTTTCCGATTCCTTAAACATCCCTATGCAGCAAACAAAATTTAAAGGGTTATACGGAACAGGTTTTGTTGGCGGAGAAAAAGTATTTCTTTTAAAACCGCTGACGTATATGAACTTATCAGGTGAGTGCATCGGACCGTTTATGGATTATTTTCAAATTCCATTAGAAGACATGGTTGTTGTTTATGATGACCTTGATACCATTCCGGGGAAGCTGCGACTCCGAACTAAAGGAAGCGCTGGCGGACACAATGGGATTAAATCGATGATTGCTCATCTCGGCACACAAGAATTTAAGAGAATTCGATTTGGTATCGGCCGTCCTACAAATCAACAGCCCGTGCCTGACTTTGTACTGAACCGTTTTTCTAAAGATGAGCAGATTGATGTTGAAAGCGGAATTGACCGATCAGTTAAAGCGTGTGCTGCTTTTATAGAAACATCGTTTGATAAAGTCATGAATAAGTTTAACGGGTAA
- the veg gene encoding biofilm formation stimulator Veg, translating into MGKTIVDIRRSLESNVGRRLSLRANGGRRKTIERLGTLEETYPAVFIIKLDQDTNAFERVSYSYADVLTETVELTFLEDTQAAIGQ; encoded by the coding sequence ATGGGTAAAACAATAGTGGACATTAGACGCTCTTTAGAGTCCAACGTGGGTAGAAGACTTTCTTTACGTGCAAATGGCGGTCGACGTAAAACAATCGAACGACTAGGCACATTAGAAGAAACATACCCAGCAGTTTTTATTATCAAATTAGATCAGGACACCAACGCTTTCGAACGTGTTTCTTATAGTTACGCGGATGTACTCACAGAAACAGTAGAACTTACATTCTTAGAAGATACACAAGCAGCAATCGGGCAGTAA
- a CDS encoding RidA family protein — protein sequence MMKKVHTEEAPAAIGPYSQGIVIDQLFFSSGQIPLTKEGVMVEGDVKEQTHQVFRNLQAVLKEAGSSLDQVVKATVFISDMNEFAEINEVYGQYFNDHKPARSCVEVARLPKDAKVEIEVIALTK from the coding sequence GTGATGAAAAAAGTTCATACAGAAGAAGCACCTGCAGCAATCGGTCCATATTCTCAAGGTATCGTAATCGACCAATTATTTTTTAGTTCAGGACAGATTCCTCTTACAAAAGAAGGAGTTATGGTTGAAGGTGATGTAAAAGAACAGACACATCAAGTTTTTCGCAACCTGCAAGCGGTCCTTAAGGAAGCGGGATCATCACTTGACCAAGTCGTTAAAGCTACGGTTTTTATAAGTGATATGAACGAGTTCGCAGAGATTAATGAAGTGTATGGCCAATACTTTAACGATCATAAACCAGCAAGATCTTGTGTAGAAGTCGCACGTCTTCCAAAAGATGCAAAAGTTGAAATAGAAGTGATTGCACTTACAAAATAA
- a CDS encoding protein sspF, whose product MGRRKNGMMSEGLKTEIAKELGFYDTVQREGWGGIRSKDAGNMVKRALEIAGQRYNNENR is encoded by the coding sequence ATGGGACGAAGAAAAAACGGCATGATGTCTGAAGGCTTAAAAACAGAGATCGCAAAAGAGCTGGGGTTTTATGATACGGTCCAACGCGAAGGATGGGGCGGTATCCGTTCTAAAGACGCAGGAAATATGGTGAAACGAGCATTAGAGATCGCTGGACAGCGCTATAACAATGAAAATAGATAA
- the glmU gene encoding bifunctional UDP-N-acetylglucosamine diphosphorylase/glucosamine-1-phosphate N-acetyltransferase GlmU → MTNRYAVILAAGQGTRMKSKLYKVLHPVCGKPMVQHVVDQISSLQMKQMVAVVGHGAEKVQDQLGSDIQYVLQEEQLGTAHAVMQAENALANEEGITLVVCGDTPLITSETMEKLIAEHESLGAKATILTAKAEDPTGYGRIIRNSEGTVERNVEHKDASEEERKVTEINTGTYCFDNKALFEALKQVNNDNVQGEYYLPDVIEILKKAGEVVAAYQTPDFNETLGVNDRVALSQAERYMKKRINERHMRNGVTLIDPEQTYISDDAEIGSDTVIYPGTVILGQTKIGEENIIGPQSEIKDSVIGSGNTIRQSVIHDSEVGDLTAIGPFAHIRPKSVLENKVKIGNFVEIKKSVMSTGSKASHLSYIGDAEIGKDVNLGCGSITVNYDGKNKFLTKVEDGAFIGCNSNLVAPVTVGKNAYVAAGSTITNDVPADSLSIARSRQTVKENYVQKLNEKQNQ, encoded by the coding sequence ATGACAAATCGCTATGCGGTCATTCTTGCTGCGGGTCAAGGAACAAGGATGAAATCCAAATTATATAAAGTATTACATCCTGTTTGTGGTAAGCCGATGGTTCAACATGTTGTTGATCAGATCAGCTCTCTTCAAATGAAACAAATGGTGGCTGTTGTGGGCCATGGTGCTGAGAAAGTTCAGGATCAATTAGGCTCCGATATTCAGTATGTGCTTCAAGAAGAGCAGCTTGGTACAGCACATGCTGTTATGCAGGCTGAAAACGCGCTAGCTAATGAAGAAGGAATCACACTTGTTGTTTGTGGTGATACACCTCTTATTACTTCGGAAACGATGGAAAAGCTTATTGCTGAACATGAGTCACTAGGTGCAAAAGCTACCATTCTAACAGCCAAGGCTGAAGATCCTACAGGTTACGGCCGAATTATTCGTAACAGTGAAGGAACTGTTGAAAGAAATGTTGAGCATAAAGATGCATCAGAGGAAGAACGAAAAGTGACTGAGATCAATACAGGAACTTACTGTTTTGATAATAAAGCACTATTTGAAGCATTAAAGCAAGTAAACAATGACAACGTACAAGGTGAGTACTACTTGCCTGATGTTATAGAAATTCTCAAAAAAGCAGGCGAAGTTGTAGCTGCTTATCAAACACCAGATTTTAATGAAACACTTGGGGTAAACGATCGAGTGGCGCTTTCACAAGCTGAACGCTACATGAAAAAGCGCATCAATGAGCGTCACATGAGAAATGGTGTTACGTTGATCGACCCAGAACAAACGTATATTTCAGATGATGCTGAAATTGGAAGTGACACGGTGATCTACCCTGGCACTGTAATTTTAGGTCAAACAAAAATTGGTGAAGAAAACATCATCGGTCCTCAATCCGAAATTAAAGATAGCGTGATCGGAAGTGGAAACACGATTCGTCAGTCCGTGATTCATGACAGTGAAGTGGGAGATCTGACGGCAATCGGTCCATTTGCTCACATCCGTCCGAAGTCCGTTCTTGAGAACAAAGTAAAGATCGGAAACTTTGTAGAAATAAAAAAATCCGTGATGAGTACAGGAAGTAAAGCATCTCATCTTAGCTACATCGGTGATGCTGAGATCGGAAAAGATGTAAACTTAGGCTGCGGGTCTATCACAGTGAATTATGATGGCAAGAACAAATTCCTAACCAAGGTAGAAGATGGGGCATTTATTGGTTGCAACTCGAACTTAGTTGCTCCTGTTACTGTTGGGAAAAATGCTTATGTTGCCGCAGGTTCGACGATTACGAACGATGTACCTGCTGATTCACTATCCATTGCAAGATCGCGTCAAACGGTAAAAGAAAATTACGTTCAAAAGTTAAACGAAAAGCAAAACCAATAA
- the mfd gene encoding transcription-repair coupling factor, whose translation MLGLKKYFSQGEDFKSILDGINGGLKEQLVAGLSGSARTMLISSLHENTGKPQLVVTHNLFQAQKLYEDLTSLLSEDEVYLYPVNDLISSEMAISSPELKSQRIEALNYLSQSSKGVIITPVAGLRRYLPPVDVWKQSGLSFKMGEDIDPDQILNKLVAMGYERTSMVQTPGEFSVRGGIIDIYPLTEKNPLRIELFDTEIDSIRYFEAETQRSQDKVEQISIAPAEELILFEEHYNKAAERIDAKLATTLKNIKDNSLKETLVENISYETGRLREQQQFQSMYKYASLFYEQPASLLNYISSDSLIIMDEIGRIQETSQQLDKEEAEWQTALLEHGELVQDLTISPDTNQLLGDKKAFPIIYLSLFLRHVPHTQPQNILNVECKSMQNFHGQMNVLKGEMDRWKKLGFAIVFVAMNKERAQRLERVLADYEMDAGIIDKDQDIQPKTSQILLGDLASGFESVKQKLVVITEEEVFTKKAKRPARKQKMTNAERIKSYSELKVGDYVVHVNHGIGRYLGIETLEIKGVHKDYLHIKYSGNDKLYVPVEQIDQVQKYVGSEGKEPKIYTLGGSDWKKVKSRVKSSVQDIADDLIKLYAEREASRGYAFAEDGAEQSEFEGSFPYQETDDQLRAIDEIKKDMESIRPMDRLLCGDVGYGKTEVAIRAAFKAIMDGKQVAFLVPTTILAQQHFETFRERFSEFPITIGSLSRFRSKKEQNEVLKGLKAGTVDIAIGTHRLLSKDVQYKDLGLLIIDEEQRFGVTHKEKIKTLKSNVDVLTLTATPIPRTLHMSMLGVRDLSVIETPPENRFPVQTYVMDYNGSFVREAIEREMGRGGQVYFLYNRVDSIERMAEQISMLVPDCRVAYAHGQMSENELESVMLEFLEGNYDVLVSTTIIETGVDIPNVNTLIVYDADKMGLSQLYQLRGRVGRSNRVAYAYFTYQRDKVLTEVAEKRLQAIKEFTELGSGFKIAMRDLSIRGAGNLLGAQQHGFIDSVGFDLYSQMLEEAIQERKGTKPKEVEEEVDLNLEVDAYIPTHYIGDEKQKIEMYKHVRAAKALKDISDLQEEFIDRFGDYPVEVECLLLVAGIKLRAKREGVKSIEQKQDTVNMLLNEKTTASVDGGKMFEIANKIGRHVNLGMQNNLMKVVINRKRVKDLDLLKQIDLFLKEIKHARKEKTTNTP comes from the coding sequence ATGCTTGGATTGAAGAAATATTTTAGCCAGGGAGAAGACTTTAAATCTATTTTGGATGGCATAAACGGCGGACTCAAAGAACAATTAGTAGCGGGGCTTTCAGGTTCTGCTCGAACCATGCTCATTAGCAGTCTTCACGAGAATACGGGTAAACCACAGCTAGTTGTAACCCATAATCTATTTCAAGCACAAAAACTATATGAAGATCTAACTTCTCTTTTATCTGAAGATGAAGTTTATTTATATCCCGTTAATGATCTAATATCCTCGGAGATGGCCATTTCGAGTCCTGAGCTGAAAAGCCAAAGAATTGAAGCGCTAAACTATTTAAGCCAATCTTCTAAAGGTGTTATTATCACACCTGTTGCAGGATTAAGAAGATATCTTCCACCGGTAGACGTTTGGAAACAATCCGGACTTTCTTTTAAAATGGGTGAAGATATTGATCCGGATCAAATTTTAAATAAGCTTGTTGCGATGGGATATGAACGTACGTCAATGGTACAAACACCAGGTGAATTCAGTGTTCGTGGAGGGATTATCGATATTTACCCACTTACGGAAAAAAATCCTCTTCGCATTGAGCTTTTTGATACGGAAATCGATTCTATTCGTTACTTTGAAGCAGAAACACAGCGTTCACAAGATAAAGTAGAGCAGATTTCCATTGCTCCAGCTGAAGAGCTTATCCTGTTTGAAGAACACTATAACAAGGCTGCAGAGCGTATTGATGCAAAGCTAGCAACCACTTTAAAAAATATTAAAGATAATTCTTTAAAAGAAACACTCGTTGAAAATATTAGTTATGAAACGGGCCGATTGCGTGAACAACAGCAGTTTCAAAGCATGTATAAGTACGCTTCGCTCTTTTATGAACAGCCCGCAAGTCTTTTGAATTACATATCGTCTGACAGCTTGATCATTATGGATGAGATCGGGCGCATTCAGGAAACGAGCCAGCAGCTGGATAAAGAGGAAGCGGAGTGGCAGACCGCTTTGCTCGAGCATGGAGAGCTTGTTCAAGATCTGACCATATCGCCTGACACCAACCAGCTTCTTGGTGATAAAAAGGCGTTTCCGATCATTTATTTATCTTTATTCTTAAGACACGTACCGCACACTCAGCCTCAAAACATTCTCAATGTAGAATGCAAGAGCATGCAGAACTTTCACGGTCAGATGAACGTTTTGAAAGGTGAGATGGACCGCTGGAAAAAGCTTGGATTTGCGATCGTTTTTGTTGCGATGAACAAGGAACGTGCACAGCGGCTGGAACGAGTGCTTGCCGATTATGAAATGGATGCAGGCATTATTGACAAAGATCAGGATATTCAGCCGAAAACGAGTCAGATCTTGCTCGGAGATCTTGCTAGCGGATTTGAATCTGTTAAGCAAAAGCTTGTTGTCATAACAGAAGAAGAAGTATTTACGAAGAAGGCTAAACGTCCTGCTAGAAAACAGAAGATGACTAATGCTGAACGGATCAAGAGTTACTCCGAATTAAAAGTAGGCGATTATGTCGTTCACGTCAATCACGGGATTGGGAGATACTTAGGAATCGAAACGCTCGAGATCAAAGGTGTTCATAAAGATTACCTGCATATCAAATATTCCGGAAACGATAAGCTTTACGTACCTGTAGAACAGATCGATCAAGTACAGAAGTATGTGGGATCTGAGGGGAAAGAGCCTAAGATCTATACGCTAGGCGGAAGCGACTGGAAAAAAGTTAAAAGCAGAGTTAAATCTTCTGTTCAGGATATAGCGGATGATCTTATTAAGCTTTATGCAGAACGTGAAGCGAGCAGGGGTTATGCATTCGCTGAAGATGGAGCAGAACAGAGTGAGTTTGAGGGAAGTTTTCCATACCAAGAAACGGATGACCAGCTTCGTGCGATCGACGAAATCAAGAAAGACATGGAAAGTATTCGTCCGATGGACCGCCTTCTTTGTGGAGATGTGGGTTACGGAAAAACCGAAGTGGCGATTCGTGCAGCGTTTAAGGCAATTATGGATGGAAAGCAAGTGGCTTTCCTTGTTCCGACTACGATCCTTGCACAGCAGCATTTTGAAACCTTCCGAGAACGCTTTTCAGAGTTTCCAATTACTATCGGCAGTTTAAGCCGTTTTCGTTCCAAAAAGGAACAAAACGAAGTGCTTAAGGGATTGAAAGCAGGTACGGTCGATATTGCGATCGGAACACATCGTTTGCTATCAAAAGATGTTCAGTATAAAGATCTAGGTTTGCTTATTATTGATGAAGAGCAGCGATTTGGTGTTACGCACAAAGAAAAGATCAAAACGCTAAAATCAAATGTGGATGTGCTCACATTAACTGCTACACCTATTCCACGTACACTTCACATGTCTATGCTAGGTGTTCGTGATCTTTCGGTTATTGAGACACCGCCAGAAAATAGATTCCCAGTTCAGACATACGTCATGGATTACAACGGTTCTTTCGTACGAGAAGCGATCGAGCGGGAAATGGGCCGCGGCGGGCAAGTATATTTTCTGTACAACCGTGTTGATTCGATTGAAAGAATGGCCGAGCAGATATCGATGCTCGTACCTGATTGCCGTGTCGCCTATGCGCATGGACAAATGTCTGAGAACGAGCTTGAAAGCGTCATGCTCGAATTTTTAGAAGGAAATTATGATGTGTTGGTTTCAACAACGATTATTGAGACAGGCGTAGACATTCCGAACGTGAATACGCTCATCGTTTATGACGCGGATAAAATGGGGCTCTCACAGCTTTATCAGCTTAGAGGACGTGTTGGTCGTTCTAATCGTGTGGCTTATGCGTATTTCACGTATCAGCGTGATAAAGTTTTAACAGAAGTGGCTGAGAAACGTCTTCAGGCTATAAAGGAATTTACTGAATTAGGATCAGGATTTAAAATTGCCATGCGAGATTTGTCTATTCGCGGTGCAGGTAATCTCCTTGGTGCTCAGCAGCACGGATTCATCGATTCAGTAGGTTTTGATCTGTATTCTCAAATGCTTGAAGAAGCGATTCAAGAACGAAAAGGTACAAAACCAAAAGAAGTAGAAGAAGAGGTCGATCTTAATCTTGAGGTTGATGCGTATATCCCGACACACTATATCGGTGACGAAAAGCAAAAGATCGAGATGTACAAACATGTTCGTGCAGCGAAAGCCCTAAAAGACATATCAGACCTGCAAGAGGAATTTATTGACCGTTTCGGTGATTATCCAGTAGAAGTGGAATGTCTCCTGCTAGTAGCAGGAATTAAACTTCGTGCGAAGCGTGAAGGCGTTAAGTCGATTGAACAGAAGCAGGATACGGTCAACATGCTGTTAAATGAAAAAACAACAGCATCCGTAGATGGCGGGAAGATGTTTGAGATCGCGAATAAGATAGGCAGACACGTAAACCTGGGTATGCAGAACAACTTAATGAAAGTGGTCATCAATAGGAAACGGGTAAAAGATTTAGACCTGTTGAAACAGATTGATCTTTTCCTAAAAGAGATTAAGCATGCTAGGAAAGAAAAGACAACAAATACACCATAA
- a CDS encoding ribose-phosphate diphosphokinase — protein MSTYVDPTLKVFTLNSNKELSKEIAQHIGIELGESSVTKFSDGEIQINIEESIRGCEVYVIQSTSDPVNQHLMELLIMIDALKRASAKTINVVMPYYGYARQDRKARAREPITAKLVANLLETAGATRVIAIDLHATQIQGFFDIPVDQLLGVPILANYFANKELDDIVIVSPDHGGVTRARKMADRLKAPIAIIDKRRPRPNVSEVMNIVGNIEGKTAILIDDIIDTAGTITLAANALIENGAKEVYACCTHPVLSGPAMDRIQNSSIKELVVTNTIVLPEEKKIDKVTQLSVAPLLGEAIIRVHEQLSVSKLFD, from the coding sequence ATGAGTACGTATGTAGATCCTACATTGAAAGTTTTCACGTTAAATTCTAATAAAGAATTATCAAAGGAGATTGCTCAGCACATTGGAATTGAACTTGGAGAAAGTTCAGTAACAAAGTTTAGCGACGGGGAAATTCAAATTAATATTGAAGAGAGTATTCGCGGTTGTGAAGTATACGTTATTCAATCCACAAGCGACCCTGTTAACCAGCACTTGATGGAACTATTAATCATGATCGATGCACTTAAACGTGCATCTGCAAAAACAATTAACGTTGTAATGCCTTATTATGGCTATGCTCGTCAAGACCGTAAAGCTCGTGCCCGTGAACCGATCACAGCTAAACTTGTAGCTAACTTGCTTGAAACTGCTGGAGCAACACGTGTAATTGCTATCGATCTTCATGCAACTCAAATTCAAGGCTTCTTCGACATCCCAGTTGACCAATTGCTTGGTGTGCCGATTTTGGCAAATTATTTTGCAAATAAAGAACTAGATGATATCGTAATTGTCTCGCCAGATCATGGCGGTGTTACGAGAGCACGTAAGATGGCAGATCGTCTAAAAGCACCAATTGCTATTATCGATAAACGCCGTCCGCGCCCGAACGTATCTGAAGTTATGAATATCGTTGGTAACATTGAAGGAAAAACAGCAATCTTGATCGATGATATTATCGATACTGCTGGTACGATTACATTAGCGGCTAATGCATTGATTGAGAACGGTGCTAAAGAAGTGTATGCATGCTGTACGCACCCAGTACTTTCAGGCCCTGCGATGGACCGCATCCAAAACTCTTCAATAAAAGAGCTTGTAGTTACAAATACAATCGTTCTTCCTGAAGAAAAGAAGATTGATAAAGTGACTCAGCTTTCTGTAGCTCCTTTATTAGGAGAAGCGATCATTCGCGTACACGAACAGTTATCAGTTTCAAAATTGTTTGATTAA
- a CDS encoding anti-sigma-F factor Fin family protein: MAIHYRCRHCKTHVGTIDHHTVNAAHLGFETLSSEERQELLSYKENGDIEVTTTCEDCQDSLERYPEYHTLKSFIQ, from the coding sequence ATGGCTATTCATTACAGGTGCAGGCATTGTAAAACACATGTTGGCACGATTGATCACCATACTGTGAATGCGGCACATCTTGGGTTTGAAACATTAAGTAGCGAAGAACGGCAGGAATTACTCTCCTATAAAGAGAATGGAGATATAGAGGTTACGACTACATGTGAGGATTGTCAGGATTCTTTAGAACGCTATCCTGAGTATCATACGTTGAAATCCTTTATTCAATAA
- the spoVG gene encoding septation regulator SpoVG, whose translation MEVTDVRLRRVNTEGRMKAIASITIDHEFVIHDIRVIDGNNGMFVAMPSKRTPDGEFRDIAHPITSSTREKIQNAVLTEYHRMGEMESALEEAGAS comes from the coding sequence ATGGAAGTGACTGACGTAAGATTACGCCGTGTAAATACAGAAGGCCGTATGAAAGCGATTGCCTCCATTACAATCGATCATGAATTTGTTATTCATGATATTAGGGTAATTGATGGCAATAATGGAATGTTCGTAGCTATGCCAAGCAAACGAACACCAGATGGAGAGTTCCGTGATATCGCGCATCCGATCACGTCAAGTACTCGTGAGAAGATCCAAAACGCGGTATTAACAGAATATCACCGTATGGGAGAAATGGAGTCTGCTTTAGAGGAAGCAGGGGCTTCTTAA